One Prosthecobacter dejongeii DNA window includes the following coding sequences:
- a CDS encoding YciI family protein, which produces MRVMVIIKATKNSEAGVMPSEELLTAMGKFNEELVAAGVMLAGDGLHPSHKGKRVRFSGGQRTIMDGPFAETKELIAGYWIWQVKSMDEALEWMKRCPDPMPGEESEVELRPLFEMEDFGEELTPELREQEDRLRTELERQQGV; this is translated from the coding sequence ATGAGAGTCATGGTCATTATCAAAGCAACGAAGAACTCGGAAGCTGGCGTGATGCCGAGTGAGGAACTCCTAACGGCAATGGGCAAGTTCAATGAAGAACTGGTGGCCGCCGGAGTGATGCTGGCTGGCGACGGCCTGCACCCTAGCCACAAGGGTAAACGAGTGAGGTTTTCCGGTGGGCAGCGAACCATCATGGATGGTCCCTTTGCAGAGACAAAGGAACTGATCGCCGGTTACTGGATATGGCAGGTGAAGTCTATGGACGAGGCCCTGGAATGGATGAAGCGCTGCCCGGATCCCATGCCCGGTGAAGAGTCTGAGGTGGAACTGCGCCCCTTGTTTGAGATGGAAGATTTTGGCGAGGAACTGACCCCGGAACTGCGCGAACAGGAAGACCGCCTCCGCACCGAACTGGAACGCCAGCAGGGGGTGTAA
- a CDS encoding PIN domain-containing protein, with translation MRAFLHQVVLFGESYAIEAARLFNAAARKRSLRVDAMIAATATVEGAILATNNRKDFGVFTACGLQLF, from the coding sequence ATGAGGGCCTTTTTGCATCAGGTGGTACTTTTTGGCGAGAGTTACGCCATCGAAGCTGCCCGTCTTTTCAACGCAGCAGCTCGCAAGAGATCCTTGCGAGTGGATGCCATGATCGCTGCAACTGCGACCGTCGAAGGTGCTATCCTGGCAACTAACAATAGAAAAGATTTCGGGGTCTTCACGGCCTGCGGATTGCAGCTTTTCTGA
- the bcp gene encoding thioredoxin-dependent thiol peroxidase: MASTLTLGSKAPAFHAAVVGGDYAPGAKVKLSDLTGETVVLYFYPKDDTPGCTKQACALRDGWADISAKAKVFGVSIDSVKSHEKFIKKHALPFPILSDEDQAIVNAYGVWVEKSMYGKKYMGTERTTFVIGPDGKIKAVFPKVKPEEHLAQVMAVL, encoded by the coding sequence ATGGCTTCCACACTCACTCTCGGTTCCAAAGCACCCGCGTTTCACGCTGCCGTCGTCGGCGGGGACTATGCCCCTGGGGCAAAAGTCAAACTCAGCGATCTCACGGGGGAAACCGTTGTTCTCTATTTCTACCCGAAGGACGACACACCCGGCTGCACCAAACAGGCCTGCGCCTTGCGCGATGGCTGGGCGGATATCAGCGCCAAGGCGAAGGTCTTTGGGGTGAGCATCGACAGCGTGAAGAGCCACGAAAAATTCATCAAAAAACACGCTCTCCCCTTCCCCATCCTCAGCGATGAAGATCAGGCCATCGTCAATGCCTACGGCGTCTGGGTGGAGAAGAGCATGTATGGCAAAAAGTACATGGGCACAGAACGGACCACTTTTGTCATCGGGCCTGACGGTAAGATCAAAGCCGTTTTCCCAAAGGTGAAACCCGAAGAGCATCTGGCCCAGGTAATGGCGGTGCTGTAA
- a CDS encoding L,D-transpeptidase yields the protein MQFSFRVGSRAHAATAMALLGLLGLTGCVTSSHRTPDPVVDAMSRDRTVQLQIFLDGQRFGPGVVDGHPGEFTSKALALYRESQGLPHQVTPDVSGIVPYTTYAITAEDLGRLGTMAKEPAAQAQQKTLPYTSLAELIAERFHTTVVFVAELNPGRPIDSLTVGEVIRVPNVQRPLRVDAYPSSYSKQATSATESRRVVVDTRLRMLRVSEGARLLAAFPLTPGSDEHPAPMGEWKITGAVPWPWYRYDEGVLKRGERTETFYNLPPGPNSPVGILWTGLNRPGVGIHGTAFPETIGRSGSHGCIRLSNWDAATFYTLVHKGMAVTIQ from the coding sequence ATGCAATTTTCTTTTCGCGTGGGTTCACGTGCTCATGCTGCGACCGCGATGGCCCTGCTCGGTCTTTTGGGTCTAACCGGATGTGTGACCTCAAGTCACCGCACCCCGGATCCCGTGGTGGATGCGATGTCGCGCGACCGCACCGTGCAACTGCAGATCTTTCTGGATGGCCAACGTTTCGGCCCAGGGGTGGTGGATGGCCACCCAGGTGAATTCACCAGCAAGGCCCTGGCGCTTTACCGGGAGTCTCAGGGCCTGCCGCACCAGGTGACACCAGATGTCAGCGGCATCGTCCCCTACACCACCTATGCCATCACGGCAGAGGATCTGGGGCGCCTGGGAACGATGGCAAAGGAGCCTGCCGCGCAGGCCCAGCAAAAGACACTCCCCTACACGAGCCTTGCAGAGCTCATCGCTGAGCGTTTTCACACCACCGTGGTATTCGTGGCCGAATTGAATCCTGGCCGCCCAATAGATTCGCTGACCGTGGGGGAGGTGATCCGCGTGCCCAATGTCCAGCGACCTTTACGTGTGGATGCCTATCCCTCCAGTTATTCCAAGCAGGCTACTTCTGCGACGGAATCACGGCGCGTGGTGGTGGATACGCGGCTGCGCATGCTGCGGGTGTCGGAAGGGGCGCGTCTGCTGGCCGCCTTTCCCCTGACGCCGGGTTCGGACGAGCATCCGGCCCCGATGGGGGAATGGAAGATCACCGGGGCAGTGCCCTGGCCCTGGTACCGTTACGATGAAGGTGTGCTGAAACGCGGGGAGCGCACCGAAACCTTTTACAACCTGCCGCCCGGGCCCAACAGTCCCGTGGGCATCTTGTGGACCGGGCTGAACCGCCCCGGCGTCGGCATCCACGGCACCGCCTTCCCAGAGACGATTGGGCGCTCCGGCAGCCACGGCTGCATCCGTCTCTCCAATTGGGATGCCGCCACCTTCTACACGCTGGTTCACAAAGGCATGGCCGTCACCATTCAGTGA
- a CDS encoding DUF2237 family protein, with product MPTNVLGQNLQCCCTQPMTGFYRDGYCRTGAGDVGLHTVCVQVTEEFLLFSRSRGNDLMAPAPQWDFPGLQPGDRWCLCVTRWKEAFDAGVAPKVCLEATHSSAIEWVNLEDLKAHALPMGE from the coding sequence ATGCCCACAAACGTCCTCGGCCAAAATCTCCAGTGTTGCTGTACTCAACCCATGACCGGGTTTTACCGGGATGGTTACTGCCGTACCGGGGCGGGCGATGTGGGGCTGCACACCGTATGCGTTCAGGTCACTGAGGAGTTTCTACTCTTCTCCCGGTCCCGCGGCAATGACCTCATGGCCCCTGCGCCTCAATGGGATTTCCCAGGTCTTCAGCCCGGTGACCGCTGGTGCCTTTGCGTGACACGTTGGAAAGAAGCTTTTGATGCAGGAGTGGCCCCCAAAGTCTGCTTAGAAGCCACGCATTCTTCAGCCATCGAATGGGTCAATCTGGAAGACCTCAAAGCTCACGCCCTGCCTATGGGGGAGTAA
- a CDS encoding tetratricopeptide repeat protein: MSRNSRRLRVCLLGLFVPLSGVGKTGHEQADLSLPPLASPPALHLQRDGERVAEALAHYTSALQFENSGKLREALDHYLAALAVDPANPDLAMHTAELAYSFKGRKEALAILQKAVQDSSDIPAPYLNLARFCATYAPDDPFENDRARQTLDTALQKFPKKAEVYGFAAVTYLTQGSRADAIAVMEKALRQEIPEPAFWLTLGKAAQQIWPLAQAEMREEHVARVNAYYAKALRHAPGAKHEAVQLEVAQYYLLSNQLPEARGLCEKMVAQNGNLQARKLLHRLHDAFGEKDKALAQLIEIVKADPKDVEQRRLLASAYESRDDFANAVPHLEAAIQIGGGEGEDYLYLGELLLRAQLFDKVIQLSQRSVKLFPDQAMFYVQAALAQRSLQRWGKAIEAFEEADKMAEGGQGELINHRFYFQYGITLERGGRHEDAGRIFEKSITLTPKDEVEAAANTMNYLGYMWLELDRHLDKAGELILKANELEPDNAAYIDSLGWWHFKKGDYPNAVKELQRAITLLSELQPDDAEIIEHLGQVYLKMNELDKAREQFEKARSLQPTDARVQKRILEGLKKTGVKP; the protein is encoded by the coding sequence ATGTCCCGAAATAGTCGCCGACTTCGAGTCTGCCTGCTAGGTCTGTTTGTCCCGCTCTCTGGGGTGGGAAAAACGGGCCATGAGCAGGCAGACTTGTCTTTACCTCCCCTGGCCAGTCCCCCGGCGCTGCATTTGCAGCGTGATGGAGAGCGCGTGGCTGAGGCGCTGGCTCACTACACCAGTGCTCTCCAGTTTGAAAACTCCGGTAAGCTCCGAGAGGCGTTGGATCATTATCTAGCCGCCCTGGCTGTAGATCCTGCCAATCCCGACCTAGCCATGCACACGGCCGAGCTGGCCTACAGCTTCAAGGGCCGCAAGGAGGCTCTGGCCATTTTACAAAAGGCCGTGCAGGACAGCTCAGACATCCCTGCACCGTATCTGAACCTGGCCCGTTTTTGTGCTACCTACGCTCCAGACGATCCTTTTGAAAATGATCGCGCGCGGCAGACGCTGGACACGGCCTTGCAGAAATTCCCGAAGAAAGCGGAGGTTTATGGCTTTGCGGCAGTGACTTACCTCACTCAGGGATCGCGTGCAGATGCCATCGCTGTGATGGAAAAGGCGCTGCGCCAGGAGATTCCGGAACCTGCATTTTGGCTGACCCTCGGTAAAGCAGCGCAGCAGATCTGGCCTTTGGCCCAGGCTGAAATGCGCGAGGAGCATGTGGCCCGGGTAAATGCCTATTATGCCAAGGCGCTGCGCCACGCGCCAGGTGCCAAGCACGAAGCTGTGCAACTGGAAGTGGCCCAATACTACCTGCTAAGCAATCAACTGCCTGAAGCACGAGGCTTGTGTGAAAAGATGGTGGCTCAAAATGGCAATCTCCAGGCCCGAAAACTCCTTCATCGCCTCCATGATGCGTTTGGAGAGAAGGATAAGGCTTTGGCTCAATTGATCGAGATTGTGAAAGCGGACCCGAAGGATGTGGAGCAGCGTCGGTTGTTGGCCAGTGCTTATGAATCGCGAGATGACTTTGCCAATGCGGTTCCTCACCTGGAGGCGGCTATCCAGATCGGCGGAGGTGAAGGAGAAGACTACCTCTACCTGGGCGAGTTACTTCTGCGGGCTCAGCTTTTTGATAAGGTGATTCAGTTGAGCCAGCGCAGTGTGAAGTTGTTCCCAGATCAGGCTATGTTTTACGTTCAGGCCGCTCTTGCTCAACGCTCATTGCAGCGGTGGGGCAAAGCCATTGAGGCCTTTGAGGAAGCGGATAAAATGGCTGAAGGTGGGCAGGGGGAGCTGATCAATCACCGCTTCTACTTTCAATATGGCATCACCTTAGAACGAGGTGGACGTCATGAAGATGCGGGGCGCATCTTTGAAAAATCCATCACGCTCACACCAAAAGACGAGGTGGAGGCCGCTGCCAACACCATGAATTACCTGGGTTACATGTGGCTCGAGCTGGACCGCCATTTGGACAAGGCTGGCGAGCTGATCCTCAAGGCCAACGAATTGGAGCCTGACAATGCTGCCTACATTGACAGCTTGGGCTGGTGGCATTTCAAAAAAGGGGATTACCCCAATGCCGTCAAAGAATTGCAGCGCGCGATCACTCTCCTGTCTGAATTACAGCCGGATGATGCGGAGATCATTGAGCATCTGGGCCAAGTGTATCTCAAGATGAATGAGCTGGATAAAGCCCGTGAGCAGTTTGAAAAAGCCCGCTCGCTGCAGCCCACCGATGCACGCGTGCAAAAGCGCATCCTTGAAGGATTGAAAAAGACTGGAGTGAAGCCTTAA
- a CDS encoding YhcH/YjgK/YiaL family protein: MILDTLENAARYEVLSPRFAQAFAYLRGVDGTQELGRVDIAGDDVFAIVQTYTTKPQEKALFEAHRKYIDVQFIHSGRETILWAPLATMKEETRAYTPEKEAALWKLVPDVTPLHLSAGHFAILYPEDAHAPCVEWDTPSEVFKVVVKVAVD, encoded by the coding sequence ATGATCCTCGATACCCTCGAAAACGCTGCCCGTTACGAAGTCCTGTCGCCACGCTTTGCCCAGGCCTTTGCCTACCTGCGCGGCGTGGATGGCACCCAGGAACTGGGCCGGGTGGACATCGCGGGCGATGACGTCTTTGCCATCGTCCAGACTTACACCACCAAGCCACAGGAAAAAGCCCTGTTCGAGGCTCACCGGAAGTATATTGACGTGCAGTTCATCCACTCCGGTCGTGAAACCATCCTGTGGGCACCTTTGGCCACCATGAAGGAAGAGACAAGGGCTTACACCCCAGAGAAAGAAGCTGCTCTGTGGAAGCTGGTCCCAGATGTCACCCCGCTGCATCTGAGCGCAGGCCATTTTGCCATTCTCTACCCAGAAGATGCCCACGCACCCTGCGTGGAGTGGGATACTCCCAGCGAAGTCTTCAAGGTCGTCGTGAAAGTGGCCGTGGACTGA
- the hisG gene encoding ATP phosphoribosyltransferase translates to MEPPKNILRLGLPNGSLQEPTLELLKRAGFHVVVSSRSYRPTVDDKQLELRLLRAQEIGRYVDHGFLDCGITGKDWIAENKADIEVLAEFNYSRATSNATRWVLVVPEDSPIQSVKDLEGKRIATEAVGLTQTYLEKNGVKAEVEFSWGATEVKVPELVDAIVDITETGSSLRANKLRIVDTLMESYPQFVSSKAAFQDEWKRQKMETLVLLLKGALEARDKVGLKMNVPSAALKEVVASLPAERSPTISQLANADWVAVETVIAESVVREIIPRLKSLGAEGIVEYPLNKVIP, encoded by the coding sequence ATGGAACCCCCAAAGAACATCCTCCGACTCGGCCTGCCGAATGGCAGTCTCCAGGAGCCGACGCTTGAACTCTTGAAGCGCGCAGGGTTCCATGTGGTGGTTTCCTCCCGCTCTTATCGCCCCACCGTGGATGACAAGCAGCTTGAGCTGCGTCTCCTGCGCGCCCAGGAAATCGGCCGTTATGTGGACCATGGTTTCCTAGACTGCGGCATCACCGGCAAGGACTGGATCGCGGAGAACAAGGCCGATATTGAAGTGCTGGCCGAGTTCAATTACAGCCGAGCCACCTCCAATGCCACCCGCTGGGTGCTGGTGGTGCCGGAAGATTCCCCCATCCAGTCCGTCAAGGACCTGGAAGGCAAGCGCATCGCCACAGAAGCTGTGGGCCTGACGCAGACCTACCTGGAAAAAAACGGCGTCAAAGCCGAAGTCGAATTTAGCTGGGGTGCGACGGAAGTGAAAGTGCCAGAGCTCGTGGATGCCATCGTGGACATCACCGAGACGGGCAGCTCCCTCCGCGCCAATAAGCTACGGATCGTGGACACCCTGATGGAGAGTTATCCGCAGTTCGTGTCCAGCAAAGCGGCCTTCCAAGATGAATGGAAGCGCCAGAAGATGGAAACGCTCGTCCTGCTGCTGAAAGGCGCACTGGAGGCTCGCGACAAGGTCGGCCTCAAGATGAACGTGCCATCCGCCGCCCTGAAGGAGGTTGTCGCCAGCCTGCCCGCAGAGCGTTCCCCCACCATTTCTCAGCTCGCCAATGCGGACTGGGTTGCCGTCGAGACGGTCATTGCGGAATCCGTCGTGCGGGAGATCATCCCGCGGCTCAAATCTCTCGGTGCCGAGGGCATCGTGGAATATCCGCTAAACAAAGTCATCCCCTAG
- a CDS encoding NADP-dependent isocitrate dehydrogenase, giving the protein MSSKPTIIYTKTDEAPALATYSLLPIVEAFTQSSGIAVETRDISLAGRILANFPDCLTPDQQIPDELAYLGKLCVAPEANIIKLPNISASVPQLKAAVAELQGQGYKLPDYPENPQTDADKEIKARYAKVMGSAVNPVLREGNSDRRAPKAVKEYARKNPHSMGKWSTASKTSVGTMGQNDFFSNEKSVVVAEATDVKIEFVGKDGSTKVLKASTPLKAGEILDGTFLSKKALLAFLEAQIAKAKADGVLFSLHMKATMMKVSDPIIFGHAVRVFFKDVISKHADTLTELGVDFNNGFGDLIAKLDKLPADKKAEIEADIQAAYANGPAIAMVNSDKGITNLHVPSDVIVDASMPAMIRTSGQMWNAAGKPQDTLAVIPDSCYASVYQTVIDFCRTTGALDPKTMGTVPNVGLMAQAAEEYGSHNKTFEVPADGTVKVTDSAGNVLFSHEVEAGDIWRACQTKDAPVQDWVKLAVNRARATGSPAIFWLDEKRAHDAQIIAKVNQYLANHDTTGLDIRILPPAQACQISLERIKAGQDTISVTGNVLRDYLTDLFPILELGTSAKMLSIVPLMNGGGLFETGAGGSAPKHVQQFLEENYLRWDSLGEFLALAVSLEHLSETCKNPKAKVLADTLDAATGKFLDFDRSPGRKLGTIDNRGSHFYLALYWAQALAEQSADAELQAQFKPIAEELTTNEAKIVEELIAVQGKAVDIGGYFKPNDQKASEALRPSITLNDILAKL; this is encoded by the coding sequence ATGTCCTCCAAGCCCACCATCATCTACACGAAGACAGACGAAGCTCCCGCTCTCGCCACCTACTCCCTGCTGCCGATCGTTGAAGCCTTCACCCAGTCCTCCGGTATCGCGGTGGAAACTCGGGACATCTCTCTGGCGGGCCGCATTTTGGCCAATTTCCCTGACTGCCTGACGCCTGACCAGCAGATCCCGGATGAGTTGGCCTACCTGGGCAAACTTTGCGTGGCCCCAGAAGCTAACATCATCAAACTACCGAACATTTCCGCCTCCGTGCCCCAGCTCAAGGCGGCGGTGGCCGAGTTGCAGGGCCAGGGCTACAAGCTGCCTGACTATCCTGAAAATCCCCAAACGGATGCCGACAAGGAAATCAAAGCCCGCTATGCCAAGGTGATGGGCAGCGCGGTAAATCCTGTGCTGCGTGAGGGCAACTCCGACCGTCGTGCGCCGAAGGCCGTCAAGGAATACGCCCGCAAGAATCCTCACTCCATGGGCAAGTGGAGCACCGCCTCCAAGACGAGCGTGGGCACGATGGGGCAGAATGATTTCTTCTCCAATGAGAAGTCTGTCGTGGTGGCTGAGGCCACTGATGTGAAGATCGAGTTCGTCGGCAAAGATGGCAGCACCAAGGTCCTGAAGGCCAGCACCCCGCTGAAGGCGGGCGAGATCCTCGACGGCACCTTCCTCAGCAAAAAGGCGCTGCTGGCCTTTCTGGAGGCGCAGATCGCCAAGGCGAAGGCCGACGGCGTGCTCTTCTCCCTGCACATGAAGGCCACGATGATGAAGGTCAGCGACCCCATCATCTTCGGCCACGCGGTGCGTGTGTTTTTCAAGGACGTCATCAGCAAACACGCCGACACTTTGACGGAATTGGGCGTGGACTTTAACAACGGCTTTGGCGACCTCATCGCCAAGCTTGATAAGCTGCCTGCCGACAAAAAGGCCGAGATCGAGGCCGACATCCAGGCTGCTTACGCCAATGGCCCGGCCATCGCCATGGTGAACTCCGACAAAGGCATCACCAATCTTCACGTGCCGAGCGACGTCATCGTGGATGCTTCCATGCCAGCCATGATCCGCACCTCGGGCCAGATGTGGAATGCCGCTGGCAAACCGCAGGATACCCTCGCGGTGATCCCGGATAGCTGCTACGCTAGTGTCTATCAGACCGTCATTGACTTCTGCCGCACCACCGGTGCCCTGGATCCCAAGACCATGGGCACGGTGCCAAACGTCGGCCTCATGGCCCAGGCTGCCGAGGAGTACGGCTCTCACAACAAGACCTTCGAAGTCCCTGCCGACGGTACCGTGAAAGTGACGGACAGTGCAGGCAATGTCCTCTTCTCACACGAAGTGGAAGCAGGCGATATCTGGCGTGCCTGCCAGACCAAGGACGCCCCCGTGCAGGACTGGGTGAAGCTGGCTGTCAACCGTGCCCGCGCCACCGGCTCTCCCGCCATCTTCTGGCTGGATGAAAAACGTGCCCACGATGCTCAGATCATCGCTAAGGTGAACCAATACCTTGCTAATCACGATACCACCGGGCTAGACATCCGCATCCTCCCGCCTGCCCAGGCCTGCCAGATCAGCCTGGAGCGCATCAAGGCCGGTCAGGACACCATCTCCGTCACAGGCAACGTGCTGCGTGACTACCTCACGGATCTGTTCCCGATCCTCGAGCTTGGCACCAGCGCCAAGATGCTCTCCATCGTCCCGCTGATGAATGGCGGCGGCCTGTTTGAAACCGGCGCCGGTGGTTCCGCACCGAAGCACGTGCAGCAGTTCCTCGAAGAAAACTACCTGCGCTGGGATTCCCTGGGCGAGTTCCTCGCCCTCGCTGTCTCCCTGGAGCACCTCAGCGAAACCTGTAAAAATCCCAAGGCCAAGGTGCTGGCGGATACCCTGGACGCCGCCACTGGCAAGTTCCTCGACTTTGACCGCTCCCCAGGTCGTAAGCTGGGCACCATTGACAACCGCGGTAGCCACTTCTACCTCGCCCTTTACTGGGCCCAGGCTCTGGCCGAACAATCGGCTGACGCAGAACTTCAGGCCCAATTCAAACCCATCGCCGAAGAGCTCACCACCAACGAAGCCAAAATCGTTGAAGAACTCATCGCCGTTCAGGGCAAGGCTGTGGACATCGGTGGTTACTTCAAACCAAACGACCAGAAAGCCAGCGAAGCTCTGCGCCCCAGCATCACGCTGAATGACATCCTGGCCAAGCTGTAA
- a CDS encoding AURKAIP1/COX24 domain-containing protein: MGSLKKRRKTKINKHKRKKRMRANRHKKRLRYKS, from the coding sequence ATGGGATCGCTGAAAAAGCGCAGAAAGACGAAGATCAACAAGCACAAGCGCAAGAAGCGCATGCGCGCGAACCGTCACAAGAAGCGTTTGCGCTATAAGTCCTAA
- a CDS encoding zinc-dependent metalloprotease → MRLLLLSLVCLAAPLSAAETPPKPAPPAPTPAPGKPEPKPDPKPDPKPEPEKKPEAEKKPEEPAKPALAPTTVAAVKKKTLAEVTKGHQHVTGLFEFYLDREKGTLHLYVKKDQIGPEFIYFNQTMDGVVQAGHNRGQYGSERIFRISRTFDRIEFIAENTAFYFDPQSPLARAAKANTSHAILSSEPVVAEDANGYLISATNLFLRESLLMVKYPSGGDSSKAVLGKLSETKTKLGRINGYPDNTAIQVEYVYENPSPGWANDGKVTADEITDPRYVSIRVQHNLIRMPINDFKPRFDDPRIGYFSTQVTDMTSTAATPFRDVIHRWNLVKQKPGTELSEPVQPIVFWIENTTPVELRDLIREATLRWNQAFETAGFKDAIVVKQQPDNATWDAGDINYNVLRWTSSPNPPFGGYGPSFVNPRTGQILGADIMLEFSFLTNRLRSQRLFTELGLATAEDKEAPVFQGKEAELCQDGQFAQQGLLFGNAALRLRGASETEMKDLTREALIKLILHEVGHTLGLNHNFRASHLYDATEIHKKEITSKTGLTGSVMDYMPANIAPQGVPQGEYYITKPGPYDHWAIEFGYSESLEDPAEESKRLQKIAAHSHQPELAFGNDADDMRRAGKGIDPRAMIYDMSGDPITYGIQRCDLVKARLKDLLSKEPREGESWHSLTQSYVALTRESADALVAMTRYVGGVYVERAFVGQAPGKKPYTPVEKAKQEAALDALAKYAFAPDAWDVPADLIAHLQQQRRGFNFRKEDEDPKLHERISLLQKSLLDHLLHNETQQRILDSALYGNEVPLSQVMDRLTDAIFLNDPATGPSSLRQDLQSEYVDRLLRIVNYGAYLPAAQAVALGEIEDIRTRLNAAPLNANAAHTAFLRYKIKRGLDE, encoded by the coding sequence ATGCGTCTGCTTTTGCTCTCCCTCGTCTGCCTGGCAGCTCCACTCTCTGCGGCGGAAACACCGCCCAAACCCGCTCCCCCTGCGCCTACCCCCGCTCCGGGAAAGCCGGAGCCTAAACCTGACCCCAAGCCAGATCCCAAACCTGAACCGGAGAAAAAACCAGAGGCCGAAAAAAAGCCCGAAGAACCCGCCAAACCCGCACTAGCGCCTACCACTGTAGCCGCAGTCAAAAAGAAGACTTTGGCTGAGGTCACCAAAGGGCACCAGCACGTCACCGGGCTCTTTGAATTTTACCTGGATCGGGAAAAAGGCACCCTGCACCTGTATGTGAAGAAGGACCAGATCGGTCCTGAGTTCATCTACTTCAATCAAACCATGGATGGGGTCGTCCAGGCTGGACACAATCGAGGGCAATACGGCAGTGAGCGCATCTTCCGCATTAGCCGGACCTTTGACCGCATCGAATTCATTGCTGAAAACACCGCCTTTTATTTTGATCCGCAAAGCCCTCTGGCGCGCGCAGCCAAGGCCAATACCTCCCACGCCATTCTTTCCAGCGAACCTGTGGTGGCTGAAGATGCCAATGGTTATCTGATCTCCGCCACAAACTTGTTTCTGCGCGAGAGTCTCCTGATGGTGAAGTATCCATCGGGTGGCGATTCCAGCAAAGCCGTATTAGGAAAGTTATCGGAAACCAAAACGAAACTCGGTCGCATCAATGGTTATCCAGACAACACCGCCATTCAGGTGGAATATGTGTATGAAAACCCATCTCCAGGCTGGGCTAATGATGGCAAGGTGACGGCGGATGAAATCACTGACCCACGCTATGTGAGCATACGCGTTCAGCACAATCTCATCCGCATGCCGATAAATGATTTCAAACCCCGTTTTGACGATCCACGCATCGGCTACTTTAGCACGCAGGTTACGGATATGACCAGCACCGCAGCCACGCCTTTCCGGGATGTCATTCACCGCTGGAATTTGGTCAAACAAAAGCCCGGCACTGAGCTTAGCGAGCCTGTGCAGCCCATCGTTTTTTGGATTGAGAATACCACCCCGGTCGAACTGCGAGATCTCATCCGCGAGGCGACACTGCGCTGGAATCAAGCCTTTGAAACGGCAGGCTTCAAGGATGCCATCGTGGTGAAACAGCAGCCTGACAATGCCACCTGGGATGCGGGCGACATTAACTACAACGTGCTGCGCTGGACCTCCTCCCCCAACCCACCTTTCGGAGGATACGGGCCCAGCTTTGTAAATCCACGGACGGGACAGATCCTGGGAGCAGACATCATGCTAGAGTTTAGCTTCCTCACCAATCGTTTGCGTAGTCAGCGCCTATTCACGGAGCTAGGCCTAGCCACAGCAGAGGATAAGGAAGCACCCGTTTTCCAAGGGAAAGAAGCCGAACTGTGCCAGGACGGTCAGTTTGCCCAGCAAGGTCTGTTGTTTGGCAATGCCGCCCTTCGCCTGCGAGGAGCAAGTGAGACGGAGATGAAAGATCTGACGCGCGAGGCCTTGATCAAACTCATCCTGCATGAAGTAGGGCACACGCTGGGATTGAACCATAACTTCCGTGCCAGCCATCTCTACGATGCCACGGAAATTCATAAGAAAGAGATCACTTCCAAGACTGGCCTCACTGGCTCTGTCATGGATTACATGCCGGCAAATATCGCCCCCCAGGGCGTTCCGCAGGGGGAATATTACATCACCAAACCAGGGCCTTATGACCATTGGGCCATTGAGTTCGGCTACAGTGAATCTTTGGAAGATCCCGCCGAGGAATCGAAGCGGCTGCAAAAAATCGCCGCGCACTCTCATCAGCCAGAACTGGCCTTTGGCAACGATGCCGATGACATGCGCCGCGCTGGCAAGGGCATTGATCCACGGGCAATGATTTATGACATGAGTGGGGACCCTATTACCTACGGGATTCAGCGCTGCGACTTGGTGAAAGCTCGCCTGAAAGACCTCCTGAGTAAAGAGCCCCGTGAAGGCGAAAGCTGGCACAGTCTGACTCAGTCGTACGTCGCCCTCACGCGTGAATCGGCCGATGCGCTCGTCGCCATGACGCGCTATGTGGGCGGGGTGTATGTGGAGCGTGCCTTTGTGGGCCAAGCGCCGGGTAAAAAACCTTACACACCCGTGGAGAAGGCCAAGCAAGAAGCAGCTCTGGATGCCCTAGCTAAATATGCTTTTGCTCCAGATGCCTGGGACGTGCCCGCAGACCTCATCGCCCACCTTCAGCAACAGCGGCGTGGGTTTAATTTCCGCAAGGAAGATGAAGATCCTAAGCTGCATGAACGCATTAGCCTCTTGCAAAAGTCTTTGTTAGACCACTTGCTCCACAATGAGACTCAGCAGCGCATTCTGGACAGTGCCCTCTATGGCAATGAGGTGCCGCTGAGCCAAGTCATGGATCGGCTAACGGATGCCATTTTTCTCAATGATCCCGCCACGGGACCTAGCAGCTTGCGCCAGGACTTGCAGAGTGAGTATGTGGATCGCCTGCTGCGGATCGTCAATTACGGGGCCTACCTGCCAGCGGCCCAAGCGGTGGCCTTGGGTGAGATTGAAGACATCCGCACGCGCCTGAATGCTGCACCGTTGAATGCCAATGCGGCCCACACAGCCTTTCTCCGCTACAAGATCAAAAGAGGGTTGGACGAGTAA